A region of the Azospirillum sp. B510 genome:
CCCGAAGCCAGCCCGGCCAGCGCGGCGGCGATGCCGACGCCGCTGCCGCCAAGACGGACATCCCCCTCCCGATGCTTCAGGAGGAGGCAGAGGATGGCGCCGCCGCAGGACAGCAGCAGCGACATGATGAGCAGGGAGAGTGGAATCATGGGTCCAGCCCCTCCAGCGAGGCGAGCGGCGTTTCAAGACTGACCGGTGCCGCCGCGGCCAGGGTGCGCTTGACGGCAGCAGCCTGGCGGGTGGCATCGGCGTCGGCCGCGTAAAGGGCGGCGGTCGGGCACACGCGCACGCAGGCCGGCCCGTCGCCGGAAAAGGCGCAAAGGTCGCATTTCACCGCCACGCTCCTGACGCCGATCTCCCAGGCCAGCAGCGGATCGAGCGCCGCCGGCTGGGTCGGGGTGGCGGCGGCGATGCCGGCGACCCCGGCGATGCCGGTGCCGCTGGGCGTGATGGCGCCGAAGGGGCAGGCCAGCGCGCACATCTTGCAGCCGATGCAGGTCTGCTCATCCAGCAGGATGGCGTCGGCGCCGAAGGTGATGGCGTCGACCGGACAGACGCGGGCGCAGGGCGCGTCCTCGCACTGGTGGCAGAGAACGGGGCCGGTGTCGTCGCCGGTCCGCATGACGGTCAGCCGGGGATGCGCCTGCAACCCCTGTTTCTTATGGGACTCGGTGCAGGCCGCCATGCAGGTGTTGCACCCGATGCATTTTCTCGGTTCCGCGATAACGAAGCGATTCATGTCCAGACCTCCGGCTTCCCGGGCGGGTGCGTCGAGTGGGGCGACCAGGAGCTCGGCGGGCTTTCAAAATCCCGATAAGAAAACCTGATCGGCCAATAAGAAGACAGTATTGGCTCGCGCACGCCCCCAAACCGCCCGTTCTCACCGGCGGTTTGGCAGAAGGAGAGCCAGCTGTTGCGAATCTTTGTCATTCCGGCGGACTTTCATGATGTCGCCGTTGACTTCGCTACGCTATTCCTCCGGGTGACGCGATGTCAACTAGACACATAAAAAAAGTGGGTATAAGGTGCGCGACACAAAGGCCGGGTGTCATGGACCGTTTTGACTATCGGATGGCGTCCCGGAAACTCTGATAAGAAAGAGAAGATACTCGATAGGATCGGCTTATCAGCGTCGATTACTTTTAAAGATCGGGCGATAAGCGATTTCGATCGGACGTGAAGCCACCGGTGCCCAAAGCGGCCAACCGGCGCGCAACGCCAGGGACCAGTGAAGCGATGCCGGGGCGGGGCCGTCCGACGGCCCCCTCCGGCTGCCAACAAGGACGACGGGAATGAACAGATTCGTCACTGCCAACCCGAGCAAGTGCATCGGTTGCCGCACATGCGAGGTCGCCTGTGCGCTTGCCCATTCCGATGGTGCCGGCGTCGAAGGGCTGGCGCCCGACACCTTCAAGCCGCGCATCCGCATGGTGAGGACGGCCGACGTCAGCACCGCGGTGATGTGCCACCATTGCGAGGATGCGCCCTGCGTCAACGCCTGTCCGAACAACGCCATCGTCTATCGTCAGAACAGCGTGCAGGTGGAGCAGGAGCGCTGCCTGGGCTGCAAGAACTGCGTGCTGGCCTGCCCGTTCGGCGTGATGGACGTGGTGACGGTGCCGGCGGTCCGGCAGTTCGCCGGCATGACGCTGAGCCTGGGCGTCAAGGCGCAGGCGCACAAATGCGACCTGTGCGTCGGGCGCGGCGAGGCCGGCCCGGCCTGCGTCGCGGTCTGTCCCACCAGCGCCCTGACCCTGATGGACCGGGAGGCGATGGACGAGACGCTGCGCCGCCGGCGCGAGCGCGCCGCCCTGGAAGCGGCCGAAGTCGCGGCCTGAGCCCCGATCACTCCCCCATCATCGCGGCTGTGACGCACAGCCGGCGCGCAATCGAGCGAACACCGAGGTCGAGATGGAAAAGCATATGGCGGTCTGCCCCTACTGCGGTACGGGCTGCAAACTCAATCTGCTGGTCGAGGGCGGGAAGGTCGTCGGCGCCGAACCCCTCAACGGCGTCACCAACGAAGGAGAACTCTGCCTCAAGGGTTATTTCGGCTATGACTTCATCAACGACACCAAGCTGCTGACGCCGCGCCTGCGCAACCCGATGCTGCGCCGCTCGCGCGATGCCGCGTTCGAGGCGGTGTCGTGGGACGAGGCGATCCAGTACGCGGCGAAGCGGCTGGGCGAGATCAAGGCCAAATACGGTCCCGATTCGATCATGACGACCGGCTCGTCGCGCGGCACCGGCAACGAGACCAACTATGTGATGCAGAAATTCACCCGCGCGGTCCTCGGCACCAACAATGTCGACAATTGCGCGCGCGTCTGCCACGGCCCCTCGGTCGCCGGATTGCAGGTGACGCTGGGCAACGGCGCCATGAGCAACTCGATCCCCGAGATCGAGCACACCAAATGCGTCCTGGTCTTCGGCTACAACGTCGCCGACAGCCATCCGGTGATCGCCAAGCGCATCATCAAGGCCAAGGAGCGCGGCGCCAAGATCATCGTCTGCGATCCGCGCAAGATCGAGACGGCCCGTCTGGCCGACCTGTGGCTGCCGCTGAACAACGGCTCCAACATGGCGCTGGTCAACGCCTTCGCCAATGTCCTGATCAATGAAGGGCTTTACAACAGGGAGTATGTCGCCAATTACACCGAGGGCTTCGACGAGTACAAGAAGATCGTCGAGAAATACACCCCCGAATACGCCGAGGCGATCACCGGCCTGCCGGCCGAGGACATCCGCGAGGCGATGCGCATCTATGCCGCAGCACCCTCCGCCACCATCCTGTGGGGCATGGGCGTCACCCAGTGGGGCCAGGGCGTCGATGTGGTGAAGGGGCTGTCGGGGCTGGCGCTGCTCACCGGCAATCTCGGCCGTCCGAATGTCGGCGTCGGCCCGGTGCGCGGTCAGAACAACGTGCAGGGCAGCTGCGACATGGGCGTGCTGCCGACCGAGTTCCCCGGCTACCAGAAGGTCACCGATCCGGAGGTGCGGGCCAAGTTCGCCAAGGCCTGGGGGGTGGAGTCGCTGCCCGACCAGATCGGCTACCGCCTGACCGACGTGCCGCATCTGGCGGAGACCGGCAAGCTGAAGGCGATGTATGTGATGGGCGAGGACCCGGCCCAGACCGAGCCGGACCTGACCCAGGTGCGCAAGGGCTTCGAGGCGATGGAGTTCGTCATCGTCCAGGATATCTTCATGACCAAGACGGCGATGTTCGCCGATTTGATCCTGCCGGCGACCTCCTGGGGCGAGCATGAGGGGGTGTTCAGCGCCGCCGACCGCAGCTTCCAGCGCTTCACCAAGGCGGTGGACGCCAAGGGCGACGTCAAGCATGACTGGGAGATCATCAGCCTGCTCGCCACGGCGATGGGCTATCCCATGCATTACGACAACACCAGGCAGATCTGGGACGAGCTGCGGGAGCTGTGCCCGATCTTCTACGGCGCCACCTACGAGAAGATGGAGGGGCTGGGTGCCGTTCCGTGGCCGTGCCGCGACCTCGACTCGGAGGGTTCCAAGTATCTCTATGAGGGCAACGTCTTCCAGCGGCCGGGCGGCAAGGGCCTGCTGTTCGCCACCGAATGGCGTCCGCCGCAGGACCAGCTGACCGAGGAGTTCCCGCTGATCCTCTGCACGGTGCGCGAGGTCGGCCATTATTCCTGCCGGTCGATGACCGGCAACTGCGCCGCCCTGCAGACGCTGGCCGACGAGCCCGGCTATGTCACCATCAACCCGAAGGACGCCAAGGCTCTCGGCATCCGCGACCAGGAGCTGGTCTGGGTGTCGTCGCGCCGCGGCAAGGTGATCACCCGCGCCAGCGTCACCGACCGCACCAACAAGGGGGCCGTCTACATGACCTACCAGTGGTGGATCGGCGCCTGCAACGAGTTGACCATCCACGCCGTCGATCCCATCGCCAAGACGCCGGAATACAAATACGCCGCCGTCCGGGTCGAGCCGATCGCCGATCAGGTCTGGGCGGAGAATTACGTCCAGCAGGAATACGCGAAGCTGAAGGGTGGCCTCAGCAACGCGGTGACCCGCGCGGCGCGGAAGGTCCCAGCCTTCGCGTGAGGTTCGGAAAATCCCCCTCTCCCAAAGGGGAGAGGGGGATTTCCGCCGTTTCCGAAGGACCCAGCCCATGCATGAGATCGCCCTCTGCCAATCCCTGCTGGAACAGGCGATGAAGGCGCGCGACGCCGATCCGTTCGACCGGGTGGTCCGCGTCAGACTGTCGGTCGGACGGCAAAGCCGGGTGCAGCCCGACGCCCTGCGCCACGCCTTCGACCTGCTCAGCCGCGACACCTTCCTGGAAGGCGCCGACCTGCGGATCGACCAGCCGGCGGGCGAGGCGTTCCGGCTTGTCGAGATGGAGGTGTCCTGAACGAAAAGATATGTGCGCCTACGATGCGTCGCTTTGACGCTGCGGCGGCCGGCATCGCGACAGGAACAGCTGACTCGGATCAATGATGTTGCCGGGGTCGTGATTGATAAGTTCCCGATCCACGCTGTGCCCAACGTGGTTGAAGGAGCCCCGGCATGCAGGAAAAGCTGGAATTTCTGATCGCGCTGGCGACGGAGAAACATTTCGGCCGCGCCGCCCAGGTCTGCGGCGTGTCCCAGCCCAACCTGTCCGCCGCGATCAAGCAGCTGGAGACGACGCTCGGCGTGCCGCTGGTCGACCGCGGCGCCCGCTTCATCGGCTTCACCCCGGAAGGGGAACGGGTGCTGGATTGGGCGCGGCGCATCGTCGGCGACTACAAGGCGATGCGCGCCGACGTCGAGACGATGAAACAGGGGCTGACCGGCACGCTGCGGCTGGTGGTGGTGCCGACGGCGCTTCCCATGGTGCAGCGGCTGACCGCCACCGTCTGGTCGATGCATCCCGGAATCAAGATCACCATCGCCTCCCACAGCTCCACCGAGATCCTGTCCAGGCTGGAGAATCTGGAGGCGGAGGCCGGCATCACCTATCTCGACAACGAGCCGCTCGGCAATGTCGACGAGGTGCCGCTCTATCACGAGCGTTATCACCTGATCACCGCGGTGGACGGCCCGCTGGGCAGGCGCGACAGCGTCACCTGGGAGGAGGCGGCGACCGTGCCGCTCTGCCTGCTGAATTCCAACATGCAGAACCGCCGCATCATCGACCGCGCCTTCGCCGAGGCGGGGGTGCAGGCCGAGCCGATGCTGGAATCCAACTCCATCGTCGTGCTGACCAACCATCTGCGCACCGGCATGTGGTCGACGATCATGCCGAAGATCATGGCCGATTCGCTGCTGCTGCCGCAGACCATCCGCGCCGTGCCAATCGTGGCGCCGGAACTGTCCACCCTGATCGGGCTGGTGGTGGCGCGGCGCGACCCGCAGCCGCCGCTGACCGCCGCGCTGATCGCCGACGCCCGCCGGCTCGCCCCGGAACTGGCCATGGCGGCCTGATGGGGGCGGCCAGATCCCGGCGATCCGATCACAGGGCTGGCCTGCCCGGTGGTCATACCACTTGACGATTTGTCGCGGGGTTCTGCTGCGGTGCAGCATGATATGGAAAGGGACGGGAGACGCGCCGGGATCGGCCCGTCCACGCCTTCCCGGGAGTGTTTTTCCAATGCCTCACGATGTCTCGTCCCACCGCTGGTCGGTCGCCCCGGCCCAGCGCGCGCTTGATCATGAGCCGCTCGGCGCCGATGCCCATGCCGCCTTCGCCCGTCTGGTCGTCCGCCTGCATGGCGAGGCCCAGGCGCTCGGGCGGCGCATGGCCGATGCCGGCACCATCGAGCTGGTGGAGCGCGAGGGCGGCGCGCAGGTGCTGTTCCGCGCCCATCATGGCGAGGATTGCGGCGAGGGGTTGCATCGGCTGATCGGCGATTTCGATCTGCATCTGACCCATGACGGCCGGGCGGCGATCCACATGCGGATCCGCGGCGATGTGCCGCCGGCCGAGGTTCTGGACTTCGACCGCGTGACGGCGGACCATCTGAGAGCCCGGCTGCATGCGTTCGAGACCGGCTGTCGCCGTCTTCCCACCGCACGCGCCGCCTGATCGGGCGAGGCCGGGCACGCCACCCGGACCGGTGAGCCGGGCTTTTCGCGGACTGTCGCCGCCAGGGCGGGCCAAAGCCTTCATCGCCCGCCCGCGGCACGGAGGAGAGCGCATGTCTATGGACAAGGAAATCGTCTTGGAGGCCCTGCGCTACGCGGCGTCCCTGCACGAAGGCACCTATCGCCCCGACCGGGCGCGCACGCCCTTCGTCACCCACCTGTCGGAAACGGCGGAGCTGGTGGCGCAGGCGGGCGGCGCGCCGGCCGAGATCGCCGCGGCCTGGCTGCATGACGCGGTCGAGGATGGGCTGACCACCGTCGCCGATCTCGCCGAGCGCTTCGGTCCGGAGGTCGCCGGTCTGGTGGCGGCGGTCAGCGACGCGCCGGAGGATGTCGGCCGGGCGATCTCCGAGCGCAAGGCGATCCAGGCCGCCCGCCTCGCCGCCGCGCCGGAGGGGGCCAAGCGCATCAAGCTGGCCGAACAGATCTCGATCCTGAAGGCGCTGGCGGTCGAACGCCCGCTGTCCTGGAGCGTCGAGCGTGCCGAAGCCTATGTCGAGGGATCCCGCCTCGTCGCCGAAGCCTGCGCCGCCGCCAGCCCGCTGTTGGCCGACCGCTATGCCGCCGCTCTCGCCGGGGCGGTGCACTGAGGCGGTGCACTGAGGCGGGTGGGGCGTCCTTGACCCACCTCGCCTAACCCATTTGGGAGCGCCAGAGCCAGACCAGACCGGCGACCGCGCCGGCGACCAGGAGGACCAGCGCCAGGATCAGGATCAGGGCGGTGCGGCGGTCCTTCGCCGCGCGCCGGTCCGCCTCCCTGCGCTTCTTCAGCAGGAATTGCTGCTCCGGGCTGAGGAAATGGCCGGCGGCGGCATCCGGAGTGATGGAAAGGCGGCGCCTGCGCCCTTTGGCTCCGGTGGCGGGCGGCGGGCGCACGGTCGTCGTGATGCCGCCCGGAGCCATGCCGGCAGGAGTGATACCACCCGCAGCCCGTCCGTCCGCCGCGGTCCGCCCGGTGGCGATGGCCTGGGCGGCCGGTCCGCGCGCCGCGTTCGCCGGTCTGCCCTTGCGCCTGCGCGGCATCTTGCGCCGTCTGCCCGCCATCTCGTCCCCTCGCTTTTCGAATCCCCGGTCGGCGGACGGGAGCATAACCGCCCGGCCGCCCGGCCGCAGCCGATCACAAGACGATCTTCCGAAAGTCACAGGACATGGCCGGCCCGACCGCCGTCAGGCTGTCGCTACTGTGCACAATTTCCGACGATCGGATAGCACAAGGTCGGGTCGCGGTCCTCGTTGTAGCGCAGGGCGGTGATCCGCCCGTCCTTCACCTCGAAGGTGGCCTCGCAGCGGTAGGTCCGCGACCATGTCGTCACGTCGGGTCGCCACAGCATCGGCCCGCGCGGGCCGAGCCACGGGCTCGGTTCCCAATCGACGTCGCGGTCGACCAGGGTCTGCTTGCGGGTGTAGACCAGATATTCGACGTCACCGGAGACGGTGGAGCGGTCCGGCACCCCGGCGCAGGACAGCAGGGCGCCCTTGCTCATGCCGACCATGGTTCGCGGCGCCCGCAACGCCAGCTCGGCCTGCGGGTTGGCGCAGGAGCCGGCCAGCAGGGCGACGGCGGCGAGAAACCCGCCGCGCAAGGCCCGAATCGTCCATTGCCTGCCGCTGCCCATGTCCGCTCCTCCGCGATGGCGTGCGCATCCCGCACAACAGCGTTCAGCCGGAAAGGGTGTCGTACAGCAGCTTCAGATTCAGCACGACGATCACGGCGGCCACCGCCCAGGACAGTCCGGCGATCCAGCCGGGCACGGCGAAGCGGCCCATCTTGCCGCGGTCGGTGACGAAGCGGACCAGCGGAATGACGGCGAAAGGCAACTGCAACGACAGCACCACCTGGCTGAGCACCAGCAGCCGCGCCGTGCCGCTCTCGCCATAAAGCGCCGTCACCACCACCACCGGGATGATGGCGAGCCCACGGGTCAGCAGCCGGCGCATCCAGTGGGGCAGCCGCAGCCGCAGGAAGCCCTCCATCACGATCTGGCCGGCCAGCGTCGCCGTGACGGTGGAGTTCAGGCCCGAGGCCAGCAGCGCCACCGCGAACAGGGTGGAGGCGATGCCGAGTCCCAGCAGCGGCGACAGCAGTTCGAACGCCTCGCCGATCTCCGCCACCTCGGTGTGCCCGCTGCCGTGGAAGACGCTGGCCGCCAGGATCAGGATGGCGGCGTTGACGAACAGGGCCAGCATCAGTGCGACGGTGCTGTCGACGGTTGCCCAGGTGATGGCGTCGCGCCGCCCCTCCTCCGTCCGCGGATAGGCGCGGGTCTGCACGATGGAGGAATGGAGATACAGATTGTGCGGCATCACCGTCGCCCCCAGGATGCCGATGGCGACATAGAGCATGCCGGGATCGGTCACCACCTCCGCCGTCGGCACGAAGCCGTGCAGCACGGCGGCGACCGGCGGGGATGCCGCGATGATCTGCACCAGGAAACAGCCGGCGATGACCGTCAGCAGCGCGACGACGAAGGCCTCCAGATAGCGGAAGCCGCGCTGCATCAGCAGCAGCACCAGGAAGGCGTCGAGCGCGGTGATCAGCGCCCCGCCGATCAGCGGAATGCCGAACAGCAGGTTCAGGGCGATGGCGGTGCCGATGACCTCGGCGAGGTCGCAGGCGACGATCGCCGCCTCGCAGGCCAGCCACAGCATCAGATTGACCGGGCGCGGGTAATGGTCGCGGCAGGCCTGGGCCAGATCGCGCCCGGTGACGATGCCCAGCCGCGCCGCCAGCGATTGCAGCAGGATCGCCATCAGGTTCGACAGCATGACGACCGACAACAGCGTGTAGCCGAACTGCGATCCGCCGGCCAGATCGGTCGCCCAGTTGCCGGGATCCATGTAGCCGACCGACACCATGTAGCCTGGTCCGGCGAAGGCCAGCAGCCGGCGCAGCCACAAGCCGCCCTGCGGCACCGCGACCGAGGCATGGACCTCCGGCAGGCTCGGCCGGAGCTGCCCGTCCGGGCTGGCGTATCTCCAGGCGCCGGGGGGCGGCGCTGCGGCTTCGGCTTCCGACATCGGCGAGACTCCCGGCTGACCTGAGAAAACTGGCCTGAGAAAACTGGCGGCCGAATTGAGAACTGGTCTCATTCAAGTATGTATCGCGACATCGAGTATGCAAGGCGCTATACTTTTGGAACCAAATTTTTCCGGAGAGGTGCGGTGTGGCTGTCGAAATCGCAGAGGCCCGCGATGGCCGATCCACCTGAAACGAGCGGCTTTGGATCGGCCGTCCCCGACTCGGCTTTGCCCGATGCCGAGCTCCATGCCGAAGGCTTCCGCAAGACGCGGGAGGCGCAGCGCGCCGCCCTGGCCGAGGATTATGTCGAGCTGATCGCCGACCTGATCGAAAGCGGGCGGGAGGCGCGGCAGGTCGACATCGCCGCGCGGCTGGGGGTGGCGCAGCCGACGGTCGCCCGCATGCTGGACCGGCTGGCGGCGGATGGGCTGGTCTATCGCAAGCCCTACCGGGCGGTGTTCCTGACCGAGGCCGGGCGGCGGATGGCCGGGGAAAGCCGCGAGCGCCACCAGACGGTCGAGGCCTTCCTCCGCTCGCTCGGCGTCAGCGCCGACACCGCGCGCGTCGACGCCGAAGGCATCGAGCATCATGTCAGCGCCGAGACGCTCGACGCCTTCCGCCGGGCGCTGGCCAAGGGCGGCTGAACGGCGCGGAACGGCCGCCCAGTCCGCCAGGCCGCCCAGTCCGCCAAGCGGCTCAATCCGCCAGCCCGCTGTCGATGGCGATGCGGATGAGGGCGCGGGCGCTGTCGGCCCCCAGCTTGTCCTTGATCTGGGTGCAGGCGTTGGCGACCGTCTTCTGGCTGATCCCCAGCCGGTCGGCGATGGCCGCCGTGGTCAGCCCGCGCCCGACCAGCCCCAGGATCTCGCGTTCGCGCTGGGTCAGCCCGGCCAGCGGGTCGGCGGTGGGCGTCAGGGTCATCAGCGCCAGTTCGCGGGCAAGGCCATTGTCGAGATGGATGCGTCCGGCCAGCACCGTGCCGATGGCGGAGGCGAGGCTGTCCGGCGCGTCGTTCTTGGTGACATAGCCCCTGGCCCCCGCCTTGAGCGTGCGTGCGGCGATGGCCGGGTCCTCATGCATGCTGAAGATCAGGACCGGCACCGCCGGGCTTTCCGCCTGGATGGCGCGCAGCACCGCCATGCCGCCGCCCTCGCCGGGGATGTTGAGGTCGAGGATGACGACGTCCGGCCGCTCCGCCCGCCAGCGGTCCAGCGCGCTGCCGACATCCTCCGCCTCCACCACGCGGCCCAGCGCCGCCTCGGCCAGCAGGCGCTGGCAGCCGGCCCGGACGATGGGATGGTCGTCGACCAGAAGAATGGTGCGGGTCACGCCATGGCCTCCAGTGCCAGCGGTGAGGATGGGGGGCCGGCCGGCCGGGGCAGGTGGGCCGCGACGCGGGTGCCGCCGCCCGGCGCCGGTCCGATCGACAGGCTGCCGCCGAGCGCCCGCACCCGTTCCGCCATGCCGGAGATGCCGAAGCCGCCCCGCCCCGCCTCCTCGCCGTCCGGCAGGCCGGGGCCGTCGTCGGTGACCGTGATCCCGACCGCCGCCGGATCGACGCGCAGACCGACGGCGACCGCCGACGGCTTGGCATGGCGCAGGGCGTTGACCAGCGATTCCTGTACCAGCCGGTAGATGGTCAGCCGCAGCACCTCGTCGCAGCCGTCCAGTTCGGCCACCGCGGACGCCGGGTCGATGGCGAGCGTCAGGGCGAGGTCGGGCTGGCGCCGCAGCCAGTCGCCGGCCAGCTCGGCCAGCGCCTCGCTCAACGGCAACTGGTCGAGCAGGGCCGGGCGCAGGCGGACCAGGATGCGGCGGCTGAGCCGGTGGACCTCCGCCGCCGTGTCGAGAATCTTGCCGGCCCGTTCGGCGGCCTCGTCCCAGGACTTCCCGTCACCGCCACCGCCACCGCCGCCATCCCGCAGGCGCAGGATGCGGCCGGCATCGACCTTGATGGCGAAGAGGGCGGCGCCGAGTTCGTCATGGATCTCGCGGGCGATCTCCCGCCGTTCGGCATCCTGGGCGGCGACGATCCGCTGGCCGGCGCGCCGGTTCTCCCGCTCCGCCGCCGCCAGCCCCTCGGCCAGCGCGGCGATGCCGCCGCCGAGCCGGGCGAGTTCCGGCACGCCGCGGCCATCGAGACCGAACGCGTAATCGCCGGAGCGCAGCCGCTCCACCCCGGCCTCCAGCCGCGACAGCGGGGCCAGGGCGCGCCCGACCGCCAGATGGGCCGCCGCCATCAACAGCAGACCGACCGCCAGCATGGTGACGGCCAGATCGCTCATGTCCTCCCAGACCTCGGCGATCTCGTCCCACGGCTCGGCGACGATGCGCAGACCGCTTCCGGCCAGCCGGCGCTCCTGCAACTCGCCGCCGATCAGCGCCGCGAACCAGTCCGGCGCGCGGTGCTTGCCCGGTCGCGCTTCCGGTGCCCCGCCGGGGCCGACGAAGCGCAGATGGCGCAGGCCCAGGTCGTTCAAGGTTCCGATGCCGCCGGGGCCGATCCCGCCGGGCGCCTCTCCGCGCTCCGCCAACGCCAGCGCCATCACGCCGCCCAGCTCCAGGGCGGAGGCCATCTCCGCGCGGACGGCGTCGCGGGCGTTGGCGATCATCACCGCCCCGCCGGCCGCCGCCATCAGCAGCAGGAAAAGCCCGATCAGGGCCAGCATGCGCATCCTCAGCGACACCGTCACCCGCTCCCCGAATAAGACCATGGGCGGAATGTTAGGCGATCCATCGGATCGGGCGCCATCGGCCATTCGCACAATCGTGCGACGAAGGACCGGCCCGGCCGGCACTTCTTGGGCGCGATCGGGAAAAAATCCCGTGCGATCCAGGATATCGCCATGGCCGGGGTTCAAGAAGTTCTTCCCCGGATTGTCGAATGGCACGGAAAGTCAGCTGAAGAGACTATTGGGGCCGGCAAGACAGGGGCTGTGCGCCGGGCGGGATGCACAGACCGATTTCAAGAAGTCCTGCCGCCCAGGAAGCAATGGTCTTCCGGCACGACATCGTCACGCGCGGCCTTTCCCGGACCCGGAGGCGGTACAGCCTCCCGCCGTTCCGGCGATGGGATTGGCCGGCGTGACGGTCTCGCCGCACGGCTCCGCAGCCGGGCGCCGACAAAACGAACATCGCATCGCGGTCAATCAACGGGGGAAACGCATGACACTTTCGTCCTACAGCATGCCGGCGGCCTTGACCGGTGCCAAGCGGCGCCGGTCCCGCACGCTTCATCTGGCCGGCATCTCCGCCATCGCCGCCGCGCTGTTCCTGGCCGCCGCACCGGCGGCGCCGGCCTCGGCCTCCGAGGTCACCTGGGACGCCATCGCCAACGACGCGAAGAACCCCGGCGACGTGCTGATGTACGGCATGGGGGTGGAGGGCAAGCGTTTCAGTTCGTTGAACCAGATCAACGCCGAGAGCGTGTCGCGCCTGGTCCCCGCCTGGTCCTTCTCCTTCGGCGACGAGAAGCAGCGCGGCCAGGAGACCCAGGCGCTGGTCCATGATGGGGTGATCTACGTCACCGGCTCCTACTCGCGCCTGTTCGCGCTCGACGCCAAGACCGGCAAGCGGCTGTGGAGCTATGCCCACCGGCTGCCCGACGACATCCGCCCCTGCTGCGACGTGGTCAACCGCGGGGCGGCGATCTATGGCGACAAGGTGTTCTTCGGCACGCTCGACGCCTCCGTCGTCGCGCTGAACAAGGATACCGGCAAGGTCGTCTGGAAGAAGAAATTCGCCGACCACAAGGTCGGCTACACCATGACCGGCGCGCCCACCATCGTGAAGGACCAGAAGACCGGCAAGGTCCTGCTGATCCACGGCTCGTCGGGCGACGAGTTCGGCGTGGTCGGGCGGCTGTTCGCCCGCGATCCCGACACCGGCGAAGAGATCTGGATGCGTCCGCTGGTCGAAGGCCACATGGGCCGGCTGAACGGCAAGGACAGCACGGTCACCGGCAGCGACAAGGCGCCCTCCTGGCCGCGCGACAAGGACGGCAATCTGGTCGAGGCCTGGAACCATGGCGGCGGCGCGCCGTGGCAGAGCGCCACCTTCGACATCGAGACCAACACCATCGTCATCGGCACCGGCAACCCGGCGCCGTGGAACGGCTGGGCGCGCTGGCCCGGCGACAGCCTCTACACCTCCGGCCAGGCCTATGTCGATCCGACCACCGGCGAGCTGAAGGGCTTTTACCAGCACACGCCGAACGATACTTGGGATTTCTCCGGCAACAACGAGCTGGTGCTGTTCGACTATACCGACGCGTCGGGCAAGACGGTGAAGGCGACGGCGCATGCCGACCGCAACGGCTTCTTCTATGTCACCGACCGCATCAAGCTGGCGACGGCCGGCGGCGAGCCGAACAAGCCCGACAGCGTGCTGGCCGCCTTTCCCTTCGTCGACGGCATCACCTGGGCCAAGGGCATCGACCTGAAGACCGGCCGCCCGATCGAGAATGAGGGGCAGCGTCCGCCCCTGCCGGTGGAAGGCGAGAAGCGCGGCAAGCCGGTCGAGGTGTCGCCGCCCTTCCTCGGCGGCAAGAACTGGAACCCGATGTCCTACAGCGAGGACACCAAGCTGTTCTACATCGCCGCCAACCATTGGAAGGAGGATTACTGGACCGAGCATGTCGGCTACAACCCCGGCTCCGCCTATCTCGGCATGGGGTTCCGCATCCACAAGATGTTCGACGACCATGTCGGCAGCCTGCGGGCGTTCGATCCGAAGACCGGCAAGATCGTCTGGGAACACAAGGAGGAGCTGCCGCTGTGGGCCGGCACGCTGGCG
Encoded here:
- a CDS encoding Nramp family divalent metal transporter, which codes for MSEAEAAAPPPGAWRYASPDGQLRPSLPEVHASVAVPQGGLWLRRLLAFAGPGYMVSVGYMDPGNWATDLAGGSQFGYTLLSVVMLSNLMAILLQSLAARLGIVTGRDLAQACRDHYPRPVNLMLWLACEAAIVACDLAEVIGTAIALNLLFGIPLIGGALITALDAFLVLLLMQRGFRYLEAFVVALLTVIAGCFLVQIIAASPPVAAVLHGFVPTAEVVTDPGMLYVAIGILGATVMPHNLYLHSSIVQTRAYPRTEEGRRDAITWATVDSTVALMLALFVNAAILILAASVFHGSGHTEVAEIGEAFELLSPLLGLGIASTLFAVALLASGLNSTVTATLAGQIVMEGFLRLRLPHWMRRLLTRGLAIIPVVVVTALYGESGTARLLVLSQVVLSLQLPFAVIPLVRFVTDRGKMGRFAVPGWIAGLSWAVAAVIVVLNLKLLYDTLSG
- the mntR gene encoding manganese-binding transcriptional regulator MntR, translated to MADPPETSGFGSAVPDSALPDAELHAEGFRKTREAQRAALAEDYVELIADLIESGREARQVDIAARLGVAQPTVARMLDRLAADGLVYRKPYRAVFLTEAGRRMAGESRERHQTVEAFLRSLGVSADTARVDAEGIEHHVSAETLDAFRRALAKGG
- a CDS encoding response regulator; the encoded protein is MTRTILLVDDHPIVRAGCQRLLAEAALGRVVEAEDVGSALDRWRAERPDVVILDLNIPGEGGGMAVLRAIQAESPAVPVLIFSMHEDPAIAARTLKAGARGYVTKNDAPDSLASAIGTVLAGRIHLDNGLARELALMTLTPTADPLAGLTQREREILGLVGRGLTTAAIADRLGISQKTVANACTQIKDKLGADSARALIRIAIDSGLAD
- a CDS encoding sensor histidine kinase, with product MVLFGERVTVSLRMRMLALIGLFLLLMAAAGGAVMIANARDAVRAEMASALELGGVMALALAERGEAPGGIGPGGIGTLNDLGLRHLRFVGPGGAPEARPGKHRAPDWFAALIGGELQERRLAGSGLRIVAEPWDEIAEVWEDMSDLAVTMLAVGLLLMAAAHLAVGRALAPLSRLEAGVERLRSGDYAFGLDGRGVPELARLGGGIAALAEGLAAAERENRRAGQRIVAAQDAERREIAREIHDELGAALFAIKVDAGRILRLRDGGGGGGGDGKSWDEAAERAGKILDTAAEVHRLSRRILVRLRPALLDQLPLSEALAELAGDWLRRQPDLALTLAIDPASAVAELDGCDEVLRLTIYRLVQESLVNALRHAKPSAVAVGLRVDPAAVGITVTDDGPGLPDGEEAGRGGFGISGMAERVRALGGSLSIGPAPGGGTRVAAHLPRPAGPPSSPLALEAMA
- a CDS encoding methanol/ethanol family PQQ-dependent dehydrogenase, which gives rise to MTLSSYSMPAALTGAKRRRSRTLHLAGISAIAAALFLAAAPAAPASASEVTWDAIANDAKNPGDVLMYGMGVEGKRFSSLNQINAESVSRLVPAWSFSFGDEKQRGQETQALVHDGVIYVTGSYSRLFALDAKTGKRLWSYAHRLPDDIRPCCDVVNRGAAIYGDKVFFGTLDASVVALNKDTGKVVWKKKFADHKVGYTMTGAPTIVKDQKTGKVLLIHGSSGDEFGVVGRLFARDPDTGEEIWMRPLVEGHMGRLNGKDSTVTGSDKAPSWPRDKDGNLVEAWNHGGGAPWQSATFDIETNTIVIGTGNPAPWNGWARWPGDSLYTSGQAYVDPTTGELKGFYQHTPNDTWDFSGNNELVLFDYTDASGKTVKATAHADRNGFFYVTDRIKLATAGGEPNKPDSVLAAFPFVDGITWAKGIDLKTGRPIENEGQRPPLPVEGEKRGKPVEVSPPFLGGKNWNPMSYSEDTKLFYIAANHWKEDYWTEHVGYNPGSAYLGMGFRIHKMFDDHVGSLRAFDPKTGKIVWEHKEELPLWAGTLATAGNLVFTGTGDGFVKAFNAKSGEELWRFQTGSGIVSSPITWEQDGVQYVGITTGYGGAVPLWGGDLADLTTRVTQGGSFWVFKLADVKVSSSK